Below is a genomic region from Billgrantia tianxiuensis.
CCCAGGCAGCTGCCGTCGAGATCGAACAGCGGTGCCGCGACGCAGGAGACCGGGTTGTCGGGGAACAGCAGGTGCTCGCAGGACTTGACCAGCACCGGCGCTTCCTCGATGAGCGCCAGGGCGGGAGCGTTGGTGCCGAACCGGCGTTCGTCCAGATTGATGCCCGCCCCGATGCGCAGGCGCTGATCGATGACGAAATCCCGGCCGTAGCTCTTGAGTACGGTGGCATCCGGCGTGGCGAGCAGCAGCTGGCAGCCGCGTAGATCCTCGACGGCCCGGCTGACCAGGGGATCGGCCAGCTCGATCAGGCGACGATGCGCTTCGCGCTGCAGGCGCAGCTCGCCGCTGTCGAGGCGCGGCAGCTCAAGCCGCGTGCCGGGGAGGAGGCCGTGTTCCAGACAGCGTTGCCAGGAGCGTCCGATGCTGGCATCGAGCAGATCCACCGGTAGCTGGCCGCGGCTGAGGTGCTCGCGGGCCTGGCGGATCACGTCGGGGGTTCTCAGGGCGGCTCGAATGGTCATGGGGCCCTCTCCCAGCGAGGTCGGCGAACTGTCCCAGGATGCGACAGCCGTCGTGTCCGGCGACGCGTCAGCGCTGCCGTGCAATCCGTGGGGGTCGTCAACTCGCTGATAATATTGTGTTTGTAGTGTCCTGCCCTAGCTGGCACGGGGCTTGCTAAGGCTTGCTGAAAGGAGTCATTGGGCCATGCGACGCCTGACACGGCCTTCCGACAATCATAAATCAGCCCCATAGGAGTACAACCATGACGCCGCTCTCTGCCACCATTCAATCCTGGCTGGACAAGAGCCACGCCCACTTCATTGGAGGGGAGTGGCTACCCGCCGCCAGCGGCCGGACCCTGGACGTCTACAATCCCGCCACCGCGGAGGTGATTAGCCGGGTGGCGGCGGGCGATGCCGCGGATATCGACGCGGCGGTTGCCGCTGCCCGGGAGGCGTTTCGCCACTGGCGCAAGTCGCGACCGGCAAGGCGTGAGAAGCTGCTGCTGGATCTCGCCGACGCCCTGGAGGCGCGAGCCGACGATTTCGCCCTGCTTGAGACCCTGGACAACGGCAAGCCGGTGACCTTTTCGCGGCATATGGACGTGAACCTGGCCATCGATTTCATCCGCTACACCGCCGGCTGGGCCACCAAGATCGAGGGGCGCAGCATGACGCCCTCGATGCCCTTCGTGTCTGACGACAAGCAGATCGTCGCCTATACCCGCCGCGAGCCCATCGGTGTGGTGGGCGCGATCATCCCGTGGAATTTCCCGCTGCTGATGGCGGCCTGGAAAGTGGCTCCGGCGCTGGCCGCCGGCTGCAGCATCGTGCTCAAGCCCGCCGAGGACACCCCTCTCACCGCGCTGCTGCTGGCGGAACTCGTCGAGCAAGTGGGCTTCCCCGCTGGCACCCTCAACGTAGTCACCGGCCTGGGGCATACCGCCGGGGCGGCGCTGGCGGCGCATCCCGGCATTGCCAAGGTGGCCTTCACCGGCTCCACTCCGGTAGGCAAGCAGATCGGCCATGCCGCCATGGAGAACCTGACCCGCACCACCCTGGAACTGGGCGGCAAGTCGCCGGTGATGGTGCTGGCCGATGCCGATGTCGAGGCTGCTGCGGCCGGCGCTGCCCAGGCGATCTTCTTCAACCAGGGGCAAGTGTGTACCGCCGGCTCGCGAATCTATGTGCATGAATCGATCCACGACGCCTTCGTCGCCAGGCTTGCCGAACAGGCCCGGGGATTGATCCTGGCGCCGGGCTGGGAGCCTACGGCAACCTTGGGACCGCTGGTCTCCGCCAAGCAGCAGAGCCGGGTACTCGCCTACATCGACCAGGCGCGTAGCGACGGCGGCACCATCGTCACCGGGGGCGGTACGGGGCGCGACATCGGCTACTTCGTCGAGCCCACGGTGATCACCGGCCTGGCCCAGGGCAGCCGCTGCGTGCAGGAAGAGATCTTCGGCCCGGTGGTGGTGGTGCAGACCTTCGGCGAGCTGGACGAGCTGGTGACCCTGGCCAACGACTCGCCCTACGGTCTGGCCGCCAGCATCTGGTCCAATGACCTCTCGGCGGTCAATCGCCTGGTGCCGGAGATCGAGGCCGGCAGCGTCTGGATCAATGGCCACAACCTGCTGGATGCCTGCATGCCTTTCGGCGGTTTCAAGCAGTCGGGCATCGGTCGCGAGCTCAGCGATTCGTTGATCGAGCATTACACCGAACAAAAATCTGTCGTCATGATCGTGTGAGGCAACCGGGTCCCTGCTCAGGGGCCCTTCATTCAAGGGGAACAACAGGATGAACAAGAACAACACCTTGCCACGTCTGTGCGGGGCGCTGGGCGGTGTGCTGCTGGCCGCCACGCTGCCCGCCCAGGGCTACGAGATGGCCGACCTGGGCCACTCCACGGTGGATATCGACATTCAGGCGCTGCTGGGCGCCTTCCACAGCGACCGGGGTTATGCCACCGGGGCCGCCGAGACGCGCCGCTACCGCTGGCAGGAGGGCGTGCTGACCCTGGGCGCCGAGCTCAACCCCAAGGAAAGCGGACTCTATGGCCGGGTCAGCACCGTGGGTACTGCCACCTGGGGTGACGGTGACGCCGCCGGCTTCACTTCCGGTAACGAGCGCGAGCTGGAACTGGAGGACGCCTTTCTCGGTTACCGTAATGAGTCGCTGGGTGATCCGGGCTCACCCTGGCGCCTGGACGTCTCCGCCGGACGCCAGCCGATCACCCTGGGCGACGGCTTCCTGGTAGCCGGTGATGCCACTAGCCTGGGAGACGCCCTGGGTGAGGAGCTGGACCGTGGCGGTGCCTACTATCTGGCCGGGCGCCAGGCCTTCGACCGTACGGCGGTGGTGGCACTGGGCCGCGAGGGCTGGCAAGGTCAGGTGGCCTGGTTCGAGTCGGACAATCCGGCCCAGGCCAGCACCGAGATGGCCGCGCTGACCCTCTCCCACGACCACGGCAGCGGCCTGGTGGAGGCCACCTACCTGCGGGGGCTGGGAGTCGACGAGGCCGAGGCCGATGAGTTCCTGGCCCAGCGCGATGGCATGGACGTCTACAGCCTGCGGTTTGAGCAGTCTCTGCTGGACGAGGCCTTCAGCCTGCGCGGCGAGTTAGCCCACCAGCGCAAGGACAGCCGCGAAAACGCCTGGTACCTGGAGCCGGCCTGGACCTTCAGCGGGCTGCCCGGTCAACCCACCCTGTCGTTGCGCTACAGCCGCTTCTCCGAAGCGTGGGATCCGCTCTTCTTCGGCGCGACACGTGGTTACGGCACCTGGTTCCAGGGCGAAGTGGCGGCCAACTATGCTGGCCCCTTCAACAGCAACGCCGAAGTGTGGCGGCTGGGCCTGGAGGGTTCGATCAAT
It encodes:
- a CDS encoding aldehyde dehydrogenase family protein, yielding MTPLSATIQSWLDKSHAHFIGGEWLPAASGRTLDVYNPATAEVISRVAAGDAADIDAAVAAAREAFRHWRKSRPARREKLLLDLADALEARADDFALLETLDNGKPVTFSRHMDVNLAIDFIRYTAGWATKIEGRSMTPSMPFVSDDKQIVAYTRREPIGVVGAIIPWNFPLLMAAWKVAPALAAGCSIVLKPAEDTPLTALLLAELVEQVGFPAGTLNVVTGLGHTAGAALAAHPGIAKVAFTGSTPVGKQIGHAAMENLTRTTLELGGKSPVMVLADADVEAAAAGAAQAIFFNQGQVCTAGSRIYVHESIHDAFVARLAEQARGLILAPGWEPTATLGPLVSAKQQSRVLAYIDQARSDGGTIVTGGGTGRDIGYFVEPTVITGLAQGSRCVQEEIFGPVVVVQTFGELDELVTLANDSPYGLAASIWSNDLSAVNRLVPEIEAGSVWINGHNLLDACMPFGGFKQSGIGRELSDSLIEHYTEQKSVVMIV